A region from the Desulfobacterales bacterium genome encodes:
- the rfbD gene encoding dTDP-4-dehydrorhamnose reductase, whose protein sequence is MKKLIVTGANGQLGRELRRKAVPCVFDVISLDLPDFDITDVSAVKDMVAKSGARLVVNAAAYTAVDRAESESDLAYAVNCNGAANLAEACSQANIPLIHISTDYVFDGTKGSAYAETDSISPIGVYGKSKADGEAEIRKILPVHVILRTAWLYGIHGNNFVKTMLRLGQEREEIKVVNDQFGCPTHAEDLAQAVLTIAERILSGRHVAWGTWHYCGSGQTTWYEFAKKIFELAGSRHPLKVRNLIPVTTKEYPTPARRPAYSVLDCTQIRKKFGIAPPPWEESLARMLDELLTNI, encoded by the coding sequence ATGAAAAAACTGATTGTTACCGGAGCCAACGGCCAGCTCGGCCGGGAATTGAGACGGAAAGCCGTCCCCTGCGTTTTTGATGTCATTTCTCTGGATCTGCCTGATTTCGATATCACCGATGTTTCCGCCGTTAAAGATATGGTGGCAAAATCAGGTGCCAGGCTGGTTGTCAATGCAGCGGCATATACGGCTGTTGACCGGGCTGAATCCGAGTCGGACCTTGCGTATGCAGTCAATTGCAATGGCGCGGCGAATCTGGCAGAGGCCTGCAGTCAGGCAAATATTCCTCTGATTCATATCTCGACAGATTATGTGTTTGACGGCACAAAAGGCAGCGCTTACGCTGAAACCGATTCGATTTCACCCATCGGCGTGTATGGAAAAAGCAAGGCCGATGGCGAGGCGGAAATCAGAAAAATACTGCCGGTGCATGTCATTCTCAGAACCGCCTGGCTGTATGGTATCCATGGAAATAATTTTGTTAAGACCATGCTTCGCCTGGGACAGGAACGCGAAGAGATTAAGGTCGTCAATGATCAGTTTGGCTGCCCGACACATGCCGAGGATCTGGCTCAGGCCGTTCTTACGATCGCCGAACGTATTCTTTCAGGCCGGCATGTCGCATGGGGGACCTGGCATTACTGCGGCAGTGGACAGACAACCTGGTATGAATTTGCAAAGAAAATATTTGAACTGGCAGGTTCCCGACATCCTTTAAAAGTAAGGAACCTTATTCCTGTAACAACAAAAGAATACCCGACCCCGGCCCGACGCCCGGCTTATTCGGTTCTGGATTGTACGCAGATCCGGAAAAAATTCGGAATCGCCCCGCCGCCCTGGGAGGAAAGCTTAGCCCGAATGCTGGATGAATTGTTGACAAATATATAA
- the wecB gene encoding UDP-N-acetylglucosamine 2-epimerase (non-hydrolyzing), whose protein sequence is MNSENQKKQIHLVAAARPNFMKIAPLYHALKNQSWAHPVIVHTGQHYDLNMSDIFFQNLGLPSPDLHLGVGGGTHAEQTGQVMIAYERALVNTRPDLVVVVGDVNSTVAASIAAVKLGIKVAHLEAGLRSFDRTMPEEINRVITDSIADMLWTPSADGDENLIREGISRDKIRRVGNIMIDSLELLRDQIRKESVYEAYGFSKNGYGVVTFHRPSNVDNPLLLKNICEILGRVSKQIPLIFPLHPRTRNNLEKNGLMKTLTRFPDLLIAEPLSYIKFMNLIFNCRLVITDSGGIQEETSYLGIPCLTMRPNTERPVTITLGTNRLCNPENLEVRIQTVLCDGKTQKTDIDLWDGKTALRVVDSIREMAFQR, encoded by the coding sequence ATGAATTCAGAAAATCAAAAAAAACAAATCCATCTGGTAGCCGCTGCCAGACCCAATTTCATGAAAATAGCACCGCTTTACCATGCATTAAAAAACCAATCGTGGGCGCATCCGGTTATTGTGCATACGGGCCAGCATTATGATTTGAATATGTCTGATATTTTTTTCCAGAATCTGGGGCTTCCTTCTCCGGATCTGCATCTTGGCGTCGGGGGAGGAACCCATGCGGAGCAGACCGGCCAGGTGATGATCGCCTATGAAAGAGCGCTGGTCAATACCCGGCCGGACCTGGTCGTTGTCGTGGGGGATGTAAATTCCACCGTGGCGGCAAGTATTGCGGCCGTAAAGCTCGGGATAAAGGTGGCACATCTTGAGGCGGGACTTCGCTCATTTGACAGAACCATGCCTGAAGAGATTAACCGCGTGATAACCGATTCAATTGCCGATATGCTATGGACCCCTTCTGCCGATGGCGATGAAAATCTGATCCGGGAAGGCATTTCCAGAGACAAAATCCGGCGTGTAGGCAATATCATGATTGATTCTCTGGAACTGCTTCGGGATCAAATCCGGAAAGAATCGGTCTATGAGGCCTATGGCTTCAGCAAAAACGGCTATGGGGTGGTGACATTTCACAGACCGTCCAATGTCGATAACCCCCTGCTGCTAAAAAATATATGTGAAATTCTGGGGCGTGTTTCAAAACAGATCCCTCTGATTTTTCCGCTGCACCCCCGCACCCGGAATAATCTCGAAAAAAACGGTCTGATGAAAACGTTAACCCGATTTCCCGACCTTTTGATCGCCGAACCGTTAAGTTATATCAAATTCATGAATCTGATTTTCAATTGCCGCCTGGTCATTACCGATTCCGGCGGCATTCAGGAAGAAACCTCATATCTGGGTATTCCGTGCCTGACCATGAGGCCGAATACTGAGCGCCCTGTTACCATTACCCTGGGGACAAACCGGCTGTGCAATCCCGAAAATCTGGAAGTTCGTATTCAAACTGTTCTGTGTGACGGAAAAACTCAAAAAACCGATATCGATCTATGGGATGGGAAAACCGCGTTACGGGTTGTCGATTCCATCAGAGAAATGGCCTTTCAGCGG